The bacterium genome contains the following window.
TGGGATGTATACAAAGAAATGGTAGAATGCGGACTTGTTTCTCTTCCCTATCCGGAACAATACGGTGGGGGCGGAGCAGATCCTATTATGGAATGTATCCTTGTAGAAGAATTATCAAGGGTTGACCTTTCTGCAGCACTTGCATGCCTCGTTAATACACTTGGAAGCCAACCAATTATGCTTGGCGGCAACGAAGAACAAAAAAGAAAATATATTACTCAAATCACTTCAGGCGAAAAACTTTGTGCCTTTGGTTTGACAGAAGCAGGCGCAGGAAGCGATTTTATGGGAATAAAAACCCGTGCTGTAAAAAAGGGCGATAAATATATTATTAACGGAACAAAATTATTTATAAGCCATGCCAATTTGTCAGAAATCGTAACCGTTTTTGCAAAAACAAGTCCGGAACCCGGCCTTAAAAGCTTAAGCTGCTTCATCGTCGACAGCAGTTCTCCCGGATTTAAAGTTGGAAAAACAGAGCATAAACTAGGAATTAGAGGTTCTGAAACTGCCGAACTTATTTTTGAAGATATGGAAGTACCTGCAGAAAATCTTCTCGGTTCTGAAGGAGCCGGATGGAAACTGGCTATGAGTACTCTTGATCACTCAAGACCCGGTGTTGGAGCTCAAGGCGTTGGTGTTGCTCAGGGATCTCTTGATTTTGCATTCAAATATGCTCAGGAAAGAGTTCAATTTGGTCAGCCTATCGGAAACTTTGAAGCTGTCCAAAATATGCTCGTAAAAATGGCTATGAAGGTTGAAGCAGCAAGACTTCTTGTTTATAAAGCAGCTACTTCAGTTTCAAATGATAATAGAGAAAAATCAATGTATGCTTCTCTTTCAAAATGTTACGGCGGCGATATAGCTATGGAAGTTACCACAGATGCTGTTCAAGTTCTTGGCGGATATGGATTCACTAAAGAATTCCCTGTCGAAAGAATGATGAGAGACGCAAAAATAACACAAATTTATGAAGGAACCAATCAGGTTCAAAGAATGGTAATAAGCAGACACCTTCTTAAAGGTTATAAATAAAAATCGTAAATTTGTTTTTCAACA
Protein-coding sequences here:
- a CDS encoding acyl-CoA dehydrogenase family protein — its product is MTNQAVLKELEGSTFQLTDEQRDIKQVVREFAESVIAPRSAEVDETAKFPWDVYKEMVECGLVSLPYPEQYGGGGADPIMECILVEELSRVDLSAALACLVNTLGSQPIMLGGNEEQKRKYITQITSGEKLCAFGLTEAGAGSDFMGIKTRAVKKGDKYIINGTKLFISHANLSEIVTVFAKTSPEPGLKSLSCFIVDSSSPGFKVGKTEHKLGIRGSETAELIFEDMEVPAENLLGSEGAGWKLAMSTLDHSRPGVGAQGVGVAQGSLDFAFKYAQERVQFGQPIGNFEAVQNMLVKMAMKVEAARLLVYKAATSVSNDNREKSMYASLSKCYGGDIAMEVTTDAVQVLGGYGFTKEFPVERMMRDAKITQIYEGTNQVQRMVISRHLLKGYK